In Drechmeria coniospora strain ARSEF 6962 chromosome 03, whole genome shotgun sequence, the DNA window GAGCCCCTACGGCGCGCTCGATCGAGGGTCGGGTCATAGGTACATTTCATGCCTTTGACAGACGGCAGAGGATCTCGAGCCGGGATGCGCCCGGCTGTCGACATAAAGGAGTCATTGCTTGTCGGCAATGGGATATTGCGGGGAGCTTTCCCGGCCAAGTCGGCTGACGTGGACATGGCCATGGCTCTCTCCGGGGCCGAGGCAGGAGAGTTGTGGAGCGAGTCAGAGAACGAGCCTCTGCGACGACCGTTGGACGGCTGAGATGGTTTCAGCGTACTGCTGAACATGGATGACGCGGAGCTTGCGTGCGAGCTCGAAGACCCGGCAGTGCTAGGTACGTCTTCGGCGAGCGAGTCGTTGCTATCGTCGACGTGGTGATGAGGGGCACCTGCAAGCTGAGCCGAGGGATGTGACGGCCGGACAAAGCCAACTGTCGTCGTGGTTTCGACGGCCAACGGTACAGCAGCCGCTGGCGCACCAGCCGCCGTTTCGATTTCAGGGAGGCTACGCCTCGAGCGCTCTCGGTCTGCCCGGACTTTGGGAGCGTTAGGGAAGAACTGCGCGAAACTCACGGCTGGCGGGGTACGGGTCATCGTGTCGATGAGACGCTCCTGTTATCGTTTGCACCGTGCCGCACTCATGATATCTCTCGCGCCGCGGGCCGTAGCATTCACCATGCAGGGACTGTGGTATGGTGTGCTGTCGCCTCTGGCAGCTCGCGTCCCGCAAGGCCGTGAAACGTGAAACGTGCCGAAGGCAGAGGCCACGCGACCGAGCCGAACGATTTGAGTGAAGTGGGCGGCCGGCGGTTGACGTCGCCGCAGCAATCGCTCACCGTCGCGCCGTCATTCACGGAACAATCGTAGATAAAATGAGAGTAGCGACAGGTTCAAGGACGGCGACCGTGCCGCTTGTGCGTGGCGCAGCCGAAAGCGAAGGATTGAGGGCTGGCGAGTGAAGAAGGGAGAGAGACGAAGTAGGCGATACGGGAATGGAGATGAGAAGTCGATGTCTTTACCCATTTGGCCGGTTTCTAGGATGCTCCAATGGACTTGCCAAACCAAGAAGAGCGTGATCGaacgtgtacagtacaatgtaagtacagagtacgtacCCATTCATGTACATGGTGGGAGCAGAAGtgagtacttaagtacaaggGTGCTAACGCCATTTGGCACATCGGATAAACTATTTTCCATTTCCATTTTCAATCAACAGGCGatgactgactgactgactgctGTCTCGATATGCCATCGTCGTTTTGTGGGTGGTCCGCCAGACGCGCATGTTAGTTGGGAAGGATACTGCACTGAACCACCGATGCAAAAGTGCCGAAGCATGTACGGTATAACCCTGCATAATGAGGTACAATGCGCACGCAACAAATTCAGACGCTGCGAAAACAATATATGATAAGAATATTTACATAAAAAAAACCAACCCCGAACGAATCCATTGCTCGTCATGTCGAATGTCAACAAAACTCCAGCAGGCGAGAGAGGTTTTACAAAAGGTCTTCCTTCTCCCTGAAACGGTGATACCTTTTTGTGTCTCGTAGTATTGTCTGCTTCCATTCGTTCCATCGTTCCGGGGACCTGCCGGAACTGGAGACCAGAGACCACGCTCAAATAGTCAGCTTCAACTCaaactcctcctcctcctcctcctccttgtcgtcgccTAGATATGGTCCTCGCATTGGGGGGAGATCTTCatcgtcaacgtcgtcgaagaTGCAAAGGAATTGAGGTCGAACCAGCTCCGAATCGGTCTGGTCCCGCCCAAGACCCCCTGGGTAGGCACAGGGTAGTGTGGTGGCGAGAACAGAGTCGCCATCTCGGGGTCCTGAAGGCTTACTGGCCTGCTTCGGACGATTGATCACGCTTCCTCCGCGTGAGCGAATCATGGAAGATGCTGTTCGGCCCTTGGTGTAGCCAATCGTTGTTCGCgatgccgcctcggccgctaTATTGCCTGAAGTGGACATGGGCGGTGCTAAGGCTGGCTTCGCTGCCCGACTGCTGGATATGATGGAGGACAGTGGGCGCCGGATGGCTGGATTCCTTCCAGGCGGCTTGGTGACAGCCGCATTTCGATCTACCGATGCAAGGGCTAACGCCGACACTGCCCGCCGGGACGTCATGGTCGGAGGGTTTCGTCTCGtgcttggcctcgccgtcgtgtcCAGTGCTGTGTCGACATCATTGAATGCATTGGGCCTGAGACCCATTGCAACTGCCTCCGGCTTCTCAATGTCAAGGGTGTTCCAATCAATCTCTGCCGCCTCACGTTGGCAGTGTTCCCTAGCCTTCCCCAAGACGGCCTCCATCTCTCGGTTGAAGCGCTTCTGCTCACGCGAAATTCCATCTTCGTCGATGGGGTTGTGAAAATGCTCATAGAAACCTTTGAGAAAATTTACCTTCTTCAATCCTTCAAACGTCAAACCCCCTGGGGGGAGAACGTCAGACTCGTACGGCAATGGCGTGGGTGCTGGTGGTGCGTATTCGGGCTCATCGTCCTCCTCTGACGGCTCGCCCTTATCGGCGAGAATATCGAAGAGTACTGGCTCACCCCCAACGGTCTTCTGGCTTATCTTCTGAGCAGTCGGCCTGGCCTGGGACTTTTCAATTTCTTGCACCTTCTTGATCACGACGCTCTGGCTTGCCCTCGCCTTGGCGTTCGTCGTCTTGTTCCCCAAGGGGGCCCGTGATCTATTCCCTGTGCGCCGTGATCAGTTGCTTGGTTGCGGCCATCGCACGGTAttggaggagggggggggggacgaaCCCATCGGCGTGATCATTGCCTGCTGATGccccttcctcgtcgacaattTGTCGCTCTTCCCAGCCTTTATGACCGCGCCAGCCATCCCCGTCTTGGCGGTGAAAGCAGTCGGTGCATTCTCATCGTTGCGAAACCTGAGGGGTGTCTTGGGGTATCTCGTCCCGGGTGTCTTCGGCTGCTGCTTCGACGGCACCTGGCGACTGTGCACCAGGTTTTCCTGATCACGATGCGCGGCGAGCATGGCGTGCGAATCTCAGCGACGCGTTGCGTCCTTCTCGAATGGCTCCTGGCGTAGAAACTGCGCTGCTTGGGTGGAAACGAAACGGCAGTCGAGGTTGTCTACATGTATGCTGAAATGAGCATTAATATGCAGGGACATGGACAGTAGTAGCACAATTCGGCCACAGGTAAGACGTGCATAGCACTGGTCGCGGGTAACGAGTGGGCCCGTGCTCTCGTTGACACGGCAACACCAACACAGAACACATGGTCAGACGCTGAAGCGGGGCTGCGCACTCGGCGAGGTTACAGCCCCGGTACCTTCTTCTGGGGCATCTGGCATCTGGAGGGGCAAGCCATCTCTTGGTCACCTGCGTCGGTCGGATTATTATCTCCTTTTCCCGACCCCATCCATCATTCGTCAACGTGCCCGCATGAACAACCTCGCACGACAAATACTACCCTCAGTCACCTTCAAATTTCAACGAGGCCGCCCTTGAGCAGAAGTCGTCAGTCAACATGGATCGCATCAAGGAGGTTCGTACTTCTCCCCGCCCTTCAGCTCTAGCTTTTCCCGACACGACCCCATCCCCCACCCGTAGCCCAACGGTTTGGTTCGGAGGGGTCAACGGTGAGTGCGGCGGCGTCACAGAACACTGCTGATGCAAACGGCCAGAAAATGAACTCTCTTcgcctcgaggccgatgaaTCCGCGGCCAAGAACCAGGAGCTGCAGGCCCAGGTCAAGACTCTAGAACAGGAAAAGATGTCGAAGGAGCAGGAAGTCACCTCACTTCAGCACAAAAACAACCTCCTCGAGACCGAGGTCGAAAAGCTCGAGTCCAACATCAAAGACCTGAAGactgctgccgacgagggtcTACAACGCGGCACCCAGAACGAGACTCTCCAGCGACGActgcagctgctcgaggaagaggcggaAGAGGCTGACAAGACTCTTCGTGAGGCCAACGAGAAGTATGTCGTCGCCCATTGTCGCCTGTCGATTTGTCTCTCTCTGCCGCTCCCCGCGTCACCTCGGATTTGGCTTCAAACAAACTAACCCTCATCACTTTCAACATAGGCTTCGGCAAACCGACGTCCGAGCCGGTCATTTCGAGCGCAAGGTTCAGGCCCTCGAGAACGAGCGCGACCAATGGGAGCAGAAGTATGAAGAGATGGCTAAGAAGCACACAACCCTGCAGAAGGAGCTGGAGGAGCTCCAACAGGAGATTGGCAACATTTAGCTGCACCACCTGTCTCCATAGCAGAGGCCTGTTACGCACGCCACACTCCAACGTTTGGCAAGATTCCTAGTCATCTCATCACTAGCGGTGCAGCTAGCTGCACTGCCCTGCTATTCCATGTCGGTGCATGGTGTCGATGCTTGCGAGAATCAAGGGTAGTCTAGCTATAGCAGTCACTTTCGTTCCTGGCAAATACAAGCTCTTCGACTCTGGGTATCTTTCTAGTGGCTAGTACAATGACGTCAACGTCTGCTTTTCTCTCTGATTTTCATTAATTTAATTTCTCTTTGATTTGGCCTTATGTCTTCGCTGCGTCAGTTGCCTCTCAATGCGACTTTCGTATCGAaatttcttcttcttcttctttgGTTTCGTCGGCCGTTTggtcgcctcgtcctccgagCCCTCATTTGATTCCCCCTCTTGATCCCCCAAAACTTCGTCAGTAGAGCGCTGTGGTTTGCTAAGCCCATCTCTTGATACGGAGACCGATTCGACCGTCACTGTGGTGTATCGATCTTCGTCGACGTATTCCTCTTCGTGATCGATGATATCCAGGTCCGGCTTGTCGGGAAACCCATCCCAATCGTccttcgcctcctcgtcctgaGATTCAGACTCGACAGGGTCAACTATTGCCCCAGACTCTCTCAATAGACGATTGACGGTTTCGACATGCTCCTCTACCTCTTTTTTGCGCTCGTTCCGCAGCTTCCATTGATGTCAACAGTGGTCGTCACGACGAAAGCGTTTGAGTATCACCCAACATACCTGCTTGCGGGCTTCGAGCTTTTCCTGGCGGGCTTGCTTGGCTGCCTGTTCCTGGGCGTGCTTTATTCTCTGCTGCTTCCTCTTGTGAAAGCCTGTGAGATACTCGTGGCGTGCATCCAAGTCAAACGagacctcctcgacggcagaATTTATTTTCCGCCTCTTGCTTGGAGGTGCGGAGGCAAGTCTGTTGCCTCTTTGTTTCGCGACCATGATCCGAATCTATTCTGACAAGAATGAAGTGATGATGCCCAGCAGACGACGGTTTCGCTCCGCTACAAAAAAACACCAGGCACTGGTGAGAAAACATGGCCGCGTTTTTCCCGCTCCTTCGGCTTTCCCATGCAATATTACCAGAACAGATCCACCAACATCAAGTGGTACGTACCGGCCAGTAATAGGCGACACTTGCCTCGGGGGAAACTTGCGCTAACGCGGGCAACTTGTTGGTTACGTAAGGAGTCTTGACATCACTACTAAAGTCATGTTCCAGGAGCTCACCATCGGACCGACAAGACACAAACGACAGGCCGACCGCACATCTCAACTCGTCGATCATGCGTCTCCAAATAGTCGCTGGCGTATTGGCTCTGCCAAGCGCAGCCATTGCTCTCTCCGATTCGACACCATGGGTGCTGCTGTCCACTTCAACGTACGTTGCGGAGGTGGAGTCCCAGCGGCGATGGCAATCCAGGGCAACATCGATGCGTTCATGAAGCTGACGGTCAATCTTATCCAGACTTCAAGATGCTGTCAACCACAATCAGATTCAGACCATCTCAGAAGTATCGCAGTATACAAAAGACTTCCTTTCTACATGCCCTACCGATCAATATTATATCATCACTCAAGCTGGCGGCGTCCACGCCGCTGACCTTCGTCGAGGGAACGAGTGTGCAATGCCGCATTTGTgccgagccgccgacgatgaccgGATCCAAGGGCGATACACTGTGTCCGAAGTCTTAAGAAAAGCCACAGATACGGATGTTCAATTCGCTGAGCACATCAAGTCCGTGTGCGCGAAGAAGAAAAAGTCCGTGACTGTGGAGGAGATTGTTTTGGCTTCCCTCGGTGTCGAGAACAGAGCCAACGCGCTATCTGACAACGGTGCGTTCACTC includes these proteins:
- a CDS encoding Ribosomal RNA-processing protein 17, whose product is MVAKQRGNRLASAPPSKRRKINSAVEEVSFDLDARHEYLTGFHKRKQQRIKHAQEQAAKQARQEKLEARKQLRNERKKEVEEHVETVNRLLRESGAIVDPVESESQDEEAKDDWDGFPDKPDLDIIDHEEEYVDEDRYTTVTVESVSVSRDGLSKPQRSTDEVLGDQEGESNEGSEDEATKRPTKPKKKKKKFRYESRIERQLTQRRHKAKSKRN
- a CDS encoding actin lateral binding protein, with the translated sequence MDRIKEKMNSLRLEADESAAKNQELQAQVKTLEQEKMSKEQEVTSLQHKNNLLETEVEKLESNIKDLKTAADEGLQRGTQNETLQRRLQLLEEEAEEADKTLREANEKLRQTDVRAGHFERKVQALENERDQWEQKYEEMAKKHTTLQKELEELQQEIGNI